One Weissella ceti DNA window includes the following coding sequences:
- a CDS encoding septation ring formation regulator EzrA — protein MTQIGHIVIGLIVVSAAIYLIIFLTQLVTKRKVAALIARKEKLMTIPMRDRLVKGRQMSLTGQSLKQFQILEGKYVALEEQGFEEIDDLGNAVVYESQGLNFVKSAQSLRRLQNALRDAEATIDIVNQGLSDLEQLDIAHKQAVKELEGKYQAVRSQLLAECEQYGPAFAELENVLDSLEEDFNEFARLTEEGDHAAAAQVYETLGMETTQLEQRMQQLPALVHTLEEVMPDQLTELHEGYQHMLGTGFKFNQDIDADLGAIEKERRVGVEALRNLQQRATSETIERTAKLINDMYAIFEAEFDASQQVVADNQQLGDYARHDHKLNHELEIEIDRLAQDFIFTKSEASQVRGWKAELLNVDTALRAMRKAIKAQDVVFSNLLEPQAAMRADLEKIEEAQVTMLAEFKELPTILKQERDRFVRLQEKMRQIQRSVERQALAGVPKNYMDQFYVVTDELGRVEKQLQLNRIDLDDIQRQLSVVAADLDTLDEATNDLIEAATVTERLVRKASTFQENETLEQATAMAKHYYESEFDYPKAMQVLADALEPLVPGILKQTVNTYRQEQATLKAEFAEKESTRAIN, from the coding sequence ATGACACAAATTGGACATATCGTAATCGGCCTAATTGTTGTATCAGCAGCAATTTATTTAATCATTTTCTTAACACAACTTGTGACCAAGCGTAAAGTTGCCGCATTGATTGCACGAAAAGAAAAGTTAATGACCATTCCCATGCGTGATCGCTTGGTAAAAGGTCGTCAAATGAGTTTGACAGGGCAATCTTTAAAGCAATTCCAAATCCTAGAGGGTAAGTACGTGGCATTAGAAGAACAAGGCTTCGAAGAAATCGATGACTTGGGGAATGCAGTTGTATACGAATCACAAGGGTTAAATTTCGTAAAGTCAGCTCAAAGTCTACGACGTCTCCAAAATGCTTTGCGTGATGCAGAAGCAACAATCGATATTGTTAACCAAGGTTTGAGTGACTTGGAACAACTAGATATCGCCCACAAGCAAGCCGTTAAGGAACTTGAAGGGAAGTATCAAGCTGTTCGTTCACAACTACTTGCGGAATGTGAACAGTATGGACCAGCATTTGCTGAGCTTGAAAATGTCTTGGATTCTTTGGAAGAAGACTTCAATGAATTTGCACGCTTGACCGAAGAAGGTGACCATGCGGCCGCGGCGCAAGTATACGAAACATTGGGTATGGAAACAACGCAATTAGAACAACGTATGCAACAACTACCAGCTTTGGTTCACACGCTGGAAGAAGTTATGCCTGATCAATTAACTGAATTGCATGAAGGGTACCAACACATGTTGGGAACTGGATTCAAGTTCAACCAAGACATTGATGCCGATTTGGGTGCCATTGAAAAGGAACGTCGTGTTGGAGTTGAAGCACTACGTAACTTGCAACAACGTGCAACGAGTGAAACAATTGAACGTACAGCAAAGTTGATTAATGATATGTACGCCATTTTTGAAGCAGAATTTGATGCCTCACAACAAGTTGTGGCTGATAACCAACAATTAGGCGACTACGCACGTCATGATCACAAGTTGAACCATGAACTAGAAATTGAAATTGACCGTCTAGCACAAGATTTCATCTTTACGAAGAGTGAAGCGTCACAAGTTCGTGGCTGGAAGGCTGAATTGTTGAACGTTGATACAGCATTACGTGCGATGCGTAAGGCAATCAAAGCGCAAGATGTGGTCTTTTCTAACTTGCTAGAACCACAAGCAGCAATGCGTGCGGATCTAGAAAAGATTGAAGAAGCACAAGTAACCATGTTGGCTGAATTCAAAGAATTGCCAACGATCTTGAAGCAAGAACGTGACCGTTTTGTCCGTCTGCAAGAAAAGATGCGCCAAATCCAACGTTCCGTTGAACGCCAAGCTTTGGCAGGTGTTCCTAAGAACTACATGGACCAATTCTACGTTGTAACTGACGAATTGGGCCGTGTTGAAAAGCAATTGCAACTGAACCGCATTGACCTAGATGATATTCAACGTCAATTGAGTGTTGTTGCTGCTGACTTAGATACATTGGATGAAGCAACTAACGATTTGATTGAAGCCGCAACCGTTACTGAACGTCTAGTTCGTAAGGCGTCAACTTTCCAAGAAAACGAAACACTAGAACAAGCAACAGCCATGGCCAAGCACTACTACGAGAGTGAATTTGACTATCCTAAGGCAATGCAAGTACTAGCGGACGCCTTGGAACCATTAGTGCCTGGTATTTTGAAGCAAACGGTTAACACATACCGTCAAGAACAAGCTACTTTGAAAGCAGAGTTCGCTGAAAAAGAATCAACACGTGCTATTAATTAA
- a CDS encoding adenylosuccinate synthase, with the protein MAGIVVVGSQWGDEGKGKITNFIAKDADMVVRYQGGNNAGHTIYVDGKKFELSAVPSGIFNPERLAVIGNGSVVNPKALLEELASIQVEGITTDNLRVSDRAHVIFPYHMLIDRLSDAKKGDSKIGTTGRGIGPAYMDKAARTGIRVVDLLDEEVLRERLTTVLAEKNEILEKIYNEAPLDVEELVAEYSEYGRILKPYITDTTVIVNDYLDADKQVLLEGAQGAMLDIDHGTYPYVTSSSPVGGGATIGAGIGPTKIDSVVGVAKAYTSRVGDGPFPTELFDETGDRIREIGHEYGVVTKRPRRIGWLDTVVLRHASRIGGFTHLSLNSLDVLSGLPTLKIAVGYELDGQRIDHYPASLAEVRRAKPVYEELPGWDEDITDIKSRDALPENAQKYLKRVEELIGVPLYTFAVGPSNEQTIVLFDIWNEG; encoded by the coding sequence ATGGCAGGTATTGTAGTTGTTGGTAGTCAATGGGGTGATGAAGGTAAGGGAAAGATCACAAACTTCATCGCAAAGGATGCGGACATGGTTGTTCGTTACCAAGGTGGAAACAATGCTGGACACACTATTTACGTGGACGGTAAGAAGTTTGAACTTTCAGCGGTTCCATCAGGAATCTTCAACCCAGAACGCTTGGCTGTTATTGGGAACGGTTCAGTCGTTAACCCAAAGGCTCTGCTAGAAGAATTGGCAAGCATCCAAGTTGAAGGCATCACAACTGACAACTTGCGTGTGTCAGATCGTGCGCACGTTATCTTCCCATACCACATGTTGATTGACCGTCTTTCAGACGCCAAGAAGGGTGACAGCAAGATCGGAACAACAGGACGTGGAATCGGACCTGCTTACATGGACAAGGCTGCTCGTACAGGAATTCGTGTCGTTGACTTGTTGGATGAAGAAGTCCTACGCGAACGTTTGACAACTGTTTTGGCAGAAAAGAACGAAATCCTAGAAAAGATTTACAATGAAGCACCATTGGACGTTGAAGAATTGGTTGCTGAATACTCAGAATACGGACGTATTTTGAAGCCATACATCACAGATACAACAGTTATCGTGAACGACTACTTGGATGCTGACAAGCAAGTGTTGCTTGAAGGGGCGCAAGGAGCCATGCTAGACATCGATCACGGAACATACCCATACGTTACTTCATCATCACCAGTTGGTGGAGGAGCAACTATCGGTGCCGGAATCGGACCTACTAAGATTGACTCAGTTGTTGGGGTTGCTAAGGCCTACACATCACGTGTTGGTGATGGGCCTTTCCCAACAGAATTGTTTGATGAAACTGGTGATCGCATCCGTGAAATCGGACATGAATACGGTGTTGTGACAAAGCGTCCTCGTCGTATTGGTTGGTTGGACACAGTTGTTTTGCGTCATGCTTCACGTATTGGTGGATTTACACACCTATCATTGAACTCATTGGACGTTTTGTCAGGACTACCAACATTGAAGATTGCGGTTGGTTACGAACTAGACGGACAACGCATTGACCACTACCCAGCAAGTTTGGCTGAAGTTCGTCGTGCAAAGCCTGTTTACGAAGAATTGCCAGGATGGGATGAAGATATTACTGACATCAAGTCACGTGATGCTTTGCCTGAAAATGCACAAAAGTACTTGAAGCGTGTTGAAGAATTGATTGGTGTGCCTTTGTACACATTCGCAGTTGGTCCTTCAAACGAACAAACAATCGTCTTGTTTGATATCTGGAACGAAGGGTAA
- a CDS encoding NCS2 family permease codes for MQSLRQFFKFDELNTNFTRESIAGLTTFVSMLYILFVNPSVLGAAGMDQGAVFTATGLTAALATIFMGVVAKYPIAIAPGLGVNAFFAYSVVLGMGIPWQTALAGVLVAAMIFLVLTLFKIRETIINAIPENLKAAIAAGIGLFITFIGLVNSGIVVNNDATLVGIGNLTEPTTLLAIFGVVLTFVLMARNVPASIFIGMVATAILGMLTGLISVPDTIVAGVPSLEPTFGVAIQHLGDINSLQLATVVITFLIVTFFDTAGTMIGLATQAGFMKDGKMPRAGKALFSDALGMTAGAVLGTSPTSTYVESSAGIAVGGRSGFTSVVTGILFLFALFFSPLLAVITSQVTSAALIVVGVLMARNLRDIEWDDFAVAAPAFFIIVGMPLTYSISDGIALGFMLYPIMMIVTKRAKQVHPLMYILAIIFFAFLFLINH; via the coding sequence ATGCAGTCTTTACGCCAATTTTTCAAATTTGACGAACTAAACACGAACTTTACACGCGAATCTATCGCTGGATTAACGACTTTCGTATCCATGCTATACATTCTTTTCGTCAACCCTAGTGTCCTAGGAGCCGCTGGGATGGATCAAGGAGCCGTCTTTACCGCCACAGGTCTGACCGCCGCCTTAGCTACAATCTTCATGGGAGTTGTTGCCAAGTATCCAATCGCTATCGCACCCGGATTAGGTGTGAACGCATTTTTCGCTTATTCAGTTGTTCTAGGAATGGGAATCCCTTGGCAAACAGCCTTAGCTGGTGTCTTGGTTGCCGCAATGATTTTCCTAGTCCTAACATTGTTCAAGATTCGTGAAACAATCATTAACGCGATTCCAGAAAACTTGAAGGCTGCCATCGCAGCTGGAATCGGATTGTTCATCACATTCATTGGATTAGTTAATTCAGGTATCGTTGTGAACAACGACGCCACACTTGTTGGTATCGGAAACCTAACTGAACCAACAACGCTACTTGCTATCTTCGGTGTTGTCCTAACATTCGTATTGATGGCACGTAACGTTCCAGCTTCTATCTTTATCGGAATGGTAGCTACTGCCATTCTAGGTATGCTAACTGGTTTGATTAGTGTCCCTGATACAATCGTTGCTGGTGTGCCATCACTTGAACCAACATTTGGTGTGGCTATCCAACATCTAGGTGATATCAACTCACTACAACTTGCTACTGTCGTTATTACTTTCTTGATTGTTACATTCTTCGATACTGCTGGAACAATGATCGGACTTGCCACACAAGCAGGTTTCATGAAGGATGGTAAGATGCCACGTGCCGGTAAGGCTTTGTTCTCAGATGCATTGGGAATGACTGCCGGAGCTGTGCTTGGTACATCACCCACTTCAACATACGTTGAATCATCTGCTGGTATTGCCGTTGGTGGACGTTCAGGATTCACATCAGTTGTAACTGGAATTCTATTCCTATTCGCTTTGTTCTTCTCACCACTACTAGCCGTGATCACATCACAAGTGACATCTGCTGCATTGATTGTCGTGGGTGTCCTAATGGCTCGTAACCTACGTGATATTGAATGGGATGACTTTGCAGTTGCTGCTCCTGCCTTCTTTATCATCGTTGGTATGCCACTAACATACTCAATCTCAGACGGAATTGCGCTTGGATTCATGCTTTACCCAATCATGATGATCGTAACGAAGCGCGCTAAGCAAGTGCATCCATTGATGTACATCTTGGCTATCATCTTCTTTGCCTTCCTATTCTTGATTAACCACTAA
- a CDS encoding GntR family transcriptional regulator has translation MKAPVYVQIHDDIREAIDAGRWQAGDKIPSERELADQFDVSRMTLRQAVMLLVDEGVLERRVGSGTYVAEQKVQETLNGLTSFTDLMAAIGKVATTKTISYHIGKATASEQKRLNMNEGDNVLRMERVRYGNEEPIAFEVAAIPARLVRGLSREALSNSLYHTLETERDIHVNYARQTVTASAATERIADLLDIKRSDPVLVLRQTTFGQNDEPFEYVRTQYVGSRFEFYLER, from the coding sequence ATGAAAGCACCAGTCTATGTACAAATTCACGATGATATTCGTGAAGCGATTGATGCCGGCCGCTGGCAAGCAGGGGATAAGATTCCATCAGAACGTGAATTAGCTGATCAATTTGATGTGTCTCGTATGACACTTCGTCAAGCTGTGATGTTGTTGGTTGATGAAGGGGTTCTTGAACGCCGAGTTGGGTCTGGAACTTATGTTGCAGAACAAAAAGTGCAAGAAACTTTGAATGGGCTAACATCATTTACAGATTTGATGGCAGCAATTGGTAAGGTTGCGACAACTAAGACAATTAGTTATCACATTGGGAAAGCAACTGCATCCGAACAAAAGCGTTTGAACATGAATGAAGGTGATAATGTTTTGCGTATGGAACGTGTCCGTTACGGTAATGAAGAACCAATTGCGTTCGAAGTTGCGGCAATTCCGGCACGATTAGTACGTGGATTGTCACGTGAAGCACTATCAAATTCGCTATATCACACATTGGAAACAGAACGTGATATTCATGTTAACTATGCACGTCAAACTGTGACAGCATCCGCTGCGACAGAACGTATTGCAGACTTATTGGATATTAAGCGTAGTGATCCAGTTCTAGTATTGCGTCAAACTACATTTGGTCAAAACGATGAACCATTTGAATATGTACGCACACAATATGTTGGATCACGTTTTGAATTCTATCTAGAGCGATAA
- a CDS encoding DUF2130 domain-containing protein, protein MAKVKFHIQSQHELVLDQDAKEGDVIDLTEEQNIDTSVISKNIQEMVEAQSKKDQAEWQKQQDVLTKERLAAELTKAEAGHASELSKREQEVEVLKAKLLSAEEATDTAVKTKLMEQEAAQQKALNEQAQQIAELKAELKTQALEKDSEKQQALADSAKKVTELEGKLQFKDQEKELAKKEVESKFAVQLEKANEQVEFYRDFKARQSTKDIGESLEQYALNEFNKIRMSAYPNAYFEKDNEVSKASGSKGDFIFRDYADGMEYISIMFDMKNEADETVAKKPNSAFFKELDKDRREKGTEYAVLVSMLEADSDFYNTGIVQVYEYEKMYVVRPQFFIQLIGILRNAALNSIEYKRELETVKEQNIDISNFESELQAFKDNFGITATRFNGNLEKLDKNLEDSIKKLETARDELRKAMKNLGTAENKIDKVDIKKLTKNNPTMAAKFEELNSQQ, encoded by the coding sequence ATGGCGAAAGTGAAATTCCATATTCAATCACAACATGAATTAGTGTTAGATCAAGATGCTAAAGAAGGGGATGTGATTGATTTAACTGAAGAACAAAATATTGATACGTCCGTTATTTCAAAGAACATTCAAGAGATGGTCGAAGCACAAAGTAAGAAAGACCAAGCAGAATGGCAAAAGCAACAAGATGTCCTAACTAAGGAACGTTTAGCTGCCGAATTGACTAAGGCGGAAGCTGGGCATGCGTCTGAATTGAGTAAGCGTGAACAAGAAGTCGAAGTCTTGAAGGCTAAGTTATTAAGTGCCGAAGAAGCAACTGACACAGCGGTGAAGACTAAGTTGATGGAACAAGAAGCTGCACAACAAAAGGCATTGAATGAACAAGCGCAACAAATTGCCGAACTAAAGGCTGAATTGAAGACGCAAGCGTTGGAAAAGGATTCAGAAAAGCAACAAGCCCTTGCGGATTCAGCGAAAAAGGTAACGGAACTAGAAGGAAAGTTACAATTCAAGGATCAAGAAAAAGAATTGGCTAAGAAAGAAGTTGAGAGTAAGTTCGCTGTTCAATTAGAAAAAGCAAATGAACAAGTCGAATTCTACCGTGACTTTAAAGCACGTCAATCAACGAAGGATATTGGAGAAAGTCTAGAACAATATGCTTTGAACGAATTCAACAAGATTCGTATGAGCGCTTATCCAAATGCTTACTTCGAAAAGGATAACGAAGTATCAAAGGCATCAGGATCTAAGGGAGACTTTATCTTCCGTGACTATGCTGATGGCATGGAATACATCAGTATCATGTTTGATATGAAGAATGAAGCTGATGAGACTGTTGCGAAGAAGCCTAATTCTGCGTTTTTCAAGGAATTGGACAAGGATCGTCGCGAAAAGGGAACCGAATATGCAGTTCTTGTTTCGATGTTGGAAGCAGATAGTGACTTCTATAACACTGGAATTGTGCAAGTGTACGAATACGAAAAGATGTACGTTGTCCGTCCGCAATTCTTTATTCAATTGATTGGAATCTTGCGTAACGCGGCATTGAACAGTATCGAATACAAGCGTGAACTTGAAACAGTTAAGGAACAGAATATCGATATTTCTAACTTTGAATCAGAACTACAAGCATTTAAAGATAATTTCGGTATCACAGCGACTCGTTTCAACGGAAACTTAGAAAAGTTGGATAAGAATCTTGAAGACAGTATCAAGAAGTTGGAAACAGCCCGTGATGAATTGCGTAAGGCGATGAAGAACTTGGGAACGGCAGAAAACAAGATTGATAAGGTTGATATCAAGAAGTTGACAAAGAATAACCCCACTATGGCGGCGAAGTTTGAAGAACTAAACAGTCAACAATAG
- the rpsD gene encoding 30S ribosomal protein S4, with protein sequence MSRYTGPKYRLSRRLGVSLSGTGKELARRPYAPGDHGNDRRSKMSDYGMQLAEKQKVRFTYGLTERQFHNLFNKAGKVRQGTHGDNFMILLERRLDNMVYRLGLASTRQQARQLVNHGHILVDGKRVDIASYEVAVGQEISVREKSRNNVHLVASLDAQAGTLPFVEFNRDTMTGSLVRLPERSELDNDYNESLIVEYYNKLG encoded by the coding sequence ATGTCACGTTATACTGGACCAAAGTACCGTCTATCACGTCGTCTTGGCGTATCATTGTCAGGTACAGGTAAGGAACTAGCTCGTCGCCCATACGCACCTGGAGATCACGGAAACGACCGTCGTAGCAAGATGTCAGACTACGGAATGCAACTAGCTGAAAAGCAAAAGGTTCGTTTCACTTACGGTTTGACAGAACGTCAATTCCACAACTTGTTCAACAAGGCCGGTAAGGTTCGTCAAGGAACTCACGGTGATAACTTCATGATCTTGTTGGAACGTCGTTTGGACAACATGGTTTACCGTTTGGGATTGGCATCAACTCGCCAACAAGCCCGTCAATTGGTTAACCACGGTCACATCTTGGTAGATGGAAAGCGCGTAGACATCGCTTCATACGAAGTTGCTGTTGGGCAAGAAATCTCAGTTCGCGAAAAGTCACGTAACAACGTTCACTTGGTTGCATCATTGGATGCCCAAGCTGGAACTTTGCCATTCGTTGAATTTAACCGCGACACAATGACTGGTTCATTGGTACGTTTGCCAGAACGTTCAGAACTAGACAACGATTACAACGAATCATTGATCGTTGAATACTACAACAAGTTGGGATAA
- a CDS encoding phosphoribosyltransferase produces the protein MEKMNLERVVLTPEEIATMVDRVAMEINAELADIERPVVVGVMKGAYVFMADVLRAMDRDVDMDYIDVSSYVGDSSTGHITIQRDIKTDLAGKTVVILDEVVDTGLTLKYLKADFERRGAKKVYVAVAVDKRDGLSDGGVTPDFTGAKVPNEFLVGYGMDYKNHYRNLGSVYVLSLDK, from the coding sequence ATGGAAAAGATGAACTTAGAACGTGTCGTATTAACACCTGAAGAAATTGCAACAATGGTTGATCGTGTTGCAATGGAAATTAATGCCGAATTGGCTGACATTGAACGTCCAGTCGTTGTAGGAGTTATGAAAGGTGCATATGTCTTTATGGCTGACGTGTTACGTGCCATGGATCGTGATGTTGATATGGATTATATCGATGTTTCAAGCTATGTGGGTGACTCATCTACAGGACATATCACTATTCAACGTGATATTAAGACAGACTTAGCGGGTAAGACCGTCGTGATTTTGGATGAAGTTGTGGATACTGGATTAACATTGAAGTATCTAAAGGCTGATTTCGAACGCCGTGGTGCTAAGAAGGTCTACGTCGCAGTTGCGGTCGACAAGCGTGATGGATTGAGTGACGGTGGTGTCACACCAGACTTCACCGGTGCTAAGGTACCGAATGAATTCTTGGTTGGTTACGGAATGGACTACAAGAACCACTACCGTAACTTAGGTTCAGTTTACGTTTTGTCCCTAGATAAATAA
- a CDS encoding ABC transporter ATP-binding protein/permease produces the protein MAFLELRDIFKSYYIGKEEFPVLKGIDLDFELGEFVSILGESGGGKSTLMNIIGGLDRQFKGQVTIDGQTLDHTQEKQLDEYRRSTIGYIYQSYNLINHLSVLDNVLLSLDMTTLSRGEKINRAKELLADVGLSDQIKKFPNQLSGGQKQRVAIARALAKDPDVIIADEPTGALDAVNTQEVLVILNKIAKQGKLVITVTHSQDVADNGSRIVRLVDGKIASDDVIRPEEQNVEPDKKAFASKPLRFMDSLRSSWKHLWRNIGKNSLIIIGTAIGLFAVILFGGLGNGVKSYINDQVNSLVNPQSITVMRAMDENSMDGMNLDPSTMGISDKQISQLKTVKNVDSVEAGYEFQNAQMSGLSKKPVSLSSVRSWTAQYNNDMIVAGKPAKENEMVVDKASVAQRVDKKNWKSVIGKTVKVTFTSADKDGKPVIVEHDVKISGITESQQGAVNAMQAATMSKILKDAGAMSEPVFVGMQANDRDDVDKIKKEIEGMKVNGKAAYTVITVGTILDTVNIFVDLATNILAMIAGISLIVSALMIIVTMYMSVAERTKEIGILRALGESKRDIRRLFTSESIMMGLMSAALATGLAFGLGTLMNSALYSIAKFDMIQIGVGNVISTFILALVISFLAALLPARRAAKLNPIDALSAD, from the coding sequence ATGGCATTTCTAGAACTACGAGACATTTTTAAGTCTTACTACATTGGAAAAGAAGAGTTTCCAGTTTTAAAAGGAATTGATTTAGATTTTGAATTGGGTGAATTTGTTTCAATTCTAGGGGAATCTGGTGGTGGAAAGTCTACTTTGATGAACATCATTGGGGGACTAGATCGTCAATTTAAGGGTCAAGTCACCATTGATGGTCAAACACTAGATCACACACAAGAAAAGCAACTAGATGAATACCGTCGTTCAACGATTGGTTACATTTACCAATCATATAACTTGATCAATCATCTATCTGTTTTGGACAATGTCCTATTGTCACTAGATATGACAACATTGTCTCGTGGTGAAAAGATTAACCGTGCCAAAGAATTGTTGGCGGATGTTGGACTATCTGACCAAATTAAGAAGTTTCCAAATCAACTATCTGGTGGACAAAAGCAACGTGTCGCTATTGCGCGTGCACTTGCTAAGGACCCAGATGTGATTATTGCGGACGAACCAACTGGTGCGTTGGATGCGGTAAACACGCAAGAAGTCTTGGTTATTTTGAATAAGATTGCTAAGCAAGGTAAGTTGGTGATTACGGTTACCCACTCACAAGACGTTGCGGACAATGGCTCACGTATCGTCCGTTTGGTAGACGGTAAGATTGCGAGTGACGATGTGATTCGTCCAGAAGAACAGAACGTTGAACCTGATAAGAAGGCCTTTGCTTCAAAGCCACTTCGTTTCATGGACAGCTTACGAAGTTCATGGAAGCATCTATGGCGTAATATCGGTAAGAATTCACTAATCATTATCGGAACGGCTATTGGTTTGTTTGCGGTGATTTTGTTTGGTGGATTGGGGAACGGCGTTAAGTCATACATTAATGACCAGGTAAATTCATTGGTTAACCCGCAATCAATTACGGTTATGCGTGCAATGGATGAAAACAGTATGGATGGGATGAACCTAGACCCAAGTACAATGGGAATTTCAGATAAGCAAATTAGTCAACTAAAAACAGTTAAGAATGTTGACAGTGTCGAAGCTGGTTACGAATTCCAAAATGCGCAAATGTCAGGATTGTCTAAGAAGCCAGTTAGCCTATCAAGTGTGCGTAGTTGGACTGCACAATATAACAATGACATGATCGTTGCTGGTAAGCCAGCGAAGGAAAATGAAATGGTCGTTGATAAGGCGTCTGTTGCACAACGTGTCGACAAGAAGAACTGGAAGTCAGTAATTGGTAAGACGGTTAAGGTAACGTTTACCAGTGCTGATAAGGATGGTAAGCCAGTCATCGTTGAACACGATGTGAAGATTTCAGGAATTACTGAAAGTCAACAAGGGGCTGTTAATGCCATGCAAGCGGCAACCATGTCAAAGATTTTGAAGGATGCCGGGGCGATGTCTGAACCAGTCTTTGTGGGGATGCAAGCCAATGATCGTGATGATGTTGATAAGATTAAAAAAGAGATTGAAGGTATGAAGGTTAACGGTAAGGCTGCCTATACCGTTATTACAGTTGGAACTATCTTGGACACTGTGAACATCTTCGTTGACCTAGCAACTAACATCCTAGCGATGATTGCTGGTATCTCATTGATTGTGTCTGCTTTGATGATTATCGTGACAATGTACATGTCTGTTGCGGAACGTACGAAGGAAATTGGTATTCTACGTGCATTAGGTGAATCAAAGCGTGATATCCGTCGTTTGTTTACAAGTGAATCAATTATGATGGGGTTGATGTCAGCTGCCCTAGCAACAGGACTAGCATTTGGACTAGGAACGTTGATGAATAGCGCTTTGTACAGCATTGCTAAATTCGATATGATCCAAATTGGGGTTGGAAATGTTATCTCAACATTTATCCTAGCTTTGGTTATTTCATTCTTAGCAGCCTTGTTGCCAGCTCGTCGGGCAGCTAAGTTGAACCCAATTGATGCTTTGTCTGCGGATTAA
- the nagA gene encoding N-acetylglucosamine-6-phosphate deacetylase: MSKVLTHVDIYTGDEENPVIKDGFIRFESTIEAMGSMKTFVPTSSDDITRGDRQVVVPGFIDVHAHGAYGFDTMDGKASDIVNMAHGQITEGITSVFPTTMTQSVENIDNAMVAINEAAQEEPSIVGVHLEGPFINPHYKGAQPEQYIIAPSAELVAKWHHMSGDRVRLITYAPEQAEDLASFENYLLDNNIIGSVGHSNATREFLQNDVKASHITHLYNAQRPMSHREPGVAGHAMLEDSIRAEMIVDGFHIKPDMVKLAYKLKSADRIDLITDSMRAKGLGDGESELGGQKVWVKDKQARLEDGTLAGSVLEFDDAFRNMMAFTGATVEEAVKMSSINQAEEFGLTQKGALRTGKDADFNVFSADFATLDATYSLGRRFTKADAPKGEMI, encoded by the coding sequence ATGAGTAAAGTATTAACACATGTAGATATCTATACCGGTGATGAAGAGAATCCAGTGATCAAAGATGGATTCATTCGTTTTGAATCAACCATTGAAGCTATGGGAAGTATGAAGACTTTCGTACCAACTTCAAGTGACGACATCACACGTGGTGACCGTCAAGTGGTAGTACCAGGGTTTATCGACGTCCATGCTCACGGTGCTTATGGTTTCGATACGATGGATGGGAAAGCATCAGATATCGTCAACATGGCACATGGGCAAATCACAGAAGGAATCACATCTGTATTCCCAACAACGATGACGCAATCAGTTGAAAACATTGATAACGCCATGGTTGCGATTAATGAAGCTGCGCAAGAAGAACCATCAATCGTTGGGGTTCACTTGGAAGGTCCATTCATTAACCCACACTACAAGGGTGCACAACCAGAACAATACATCATTGCGCCATCCGCTGAACTAGTTGCAAAGTGGCACCACATGTCTGGTGACCGTGTGCGTTTGATTACGTACGCACCAGAACAAGCTGAAGATTTGGCTAGCTTTGAAAACTACTTGCTAGACAACAACATCATCGGTTCTGTTGGACATTCAAATGCAACACGCGAATTCCTACAAAATGATGTTAAGGCAAGCCACATTACTCACCTATACAACGCGCAACGTCCAATGAGCCACCGCGAACCAGGAGTTGCTGGTCACGCGATGCTAGAAGACAGTATCCGCGCTGAAATGATCGTGGATGGTTTCCACATCAAGCCAGACATGGTTAAGTTGGCCTACAAGTTGAAGTCAGCTGACCGTATCGATTTGATCACTGACTCAATGCGTGCCAAGGGACTTGGGGATGGTGAATCTGAACTAGGTGGACAAAAGGTTTGGGTTAAGGATAAGCAAGCACGTCTTGAAGATGGAACTCTTGCTGGATCAGTACTTGAATTCGATGATGCTTTCCGTAACATGATGGCCTTTACTGGGGCAACTGTTGAAGAAGCGGTTAAGATGTCATCAATTAACCAAGCTGAAGAATTTGGTCTAACACAAAAGGGTGCATTGCGTACTGGTAAGGATGCGGACTTTAACGTATTCAGCGCTGACTTTGCAACTCTTGATGCAACATACAGTCTAGGACGTCGCTTTACAAAGGCAGATGCTCCTAAAGGAGAAATGATTTAA